The Chloroflexota bacterium region CTCCGTCGCCCGCATCATCGCCGGCCCCCTCACCGGCTACCTGACCGACCGCTGGGGCCGCAAGCCGCTGGTGATCGCCGGGGCCGCCCTCCGCGGGCTCACCACGCTGGGCCAGTTCTACACCGAGAGCTACCTTCCCTTCTTCATCCTGGAGTTCATTGGCCAGATGGGCGTCTCCATGTGGACCACCAGCACCGGGGTTCTCGTGGGGGATGTGACCACCCCGGAGAACCGGGGTCGAGTCATGGCGGTGCGCACCATGTCCTCCCGCATCGGATTCGTGGCGGGCCCGGCCATCGCCGGCGCCCTGGCGGTGACCCTGGGGCTCCGCTACGTCTTCCTCTTCAGCACGTTGACCAAGCTCATCAACCTTGGCGTCATGTTCTGGATCTCCGAGTCGCGGCCTGAAGAGGCGCGACAGCGTGCCCAAAAGAAGCAGGAGGAGGAGGACGCCGAGAAGAAGCCCAGCCTTTTGGCATCGCTGTTCCTGACGAAGACCTTCATCGCCCTGGCGCTGGTCACCTTCGGACTGAGCATGATGCAGATGGGCGTCTTCCAGACACTCGTCCCGGTCCACACCCAGGAGGAGGTCGGCCTCAACGAGTTTGAGATCGGCAACCTCGTCAGCTTCGCGAGCATCATCGCGCTGATCGTAGCGTTCCCGAACGGTATGGTCTCCGACCGGTTCGGACGCAAGGCCTCGCTGGTGCCGGGCATGCTGGTCCTGGGCGGCTCGGCCATCCTGCTGGCGATCAGCGGCAACTACCTGGGGATCGTTCTCATGATGCTCCTGTACGGCATCGCCGAGGGCATGGTGCAGGGCTCCACCCAGGTATACGCGGTGGACCTGGCGCCCGCCGACCGTCGAGGGACCGTCGTGGGCGTCTGGTCAATCTTCATGAGCCTGGGCGGGATGGTGACGACCCTGTTGGTGGCGACGCTCTACACGGCTTTCGGCGCAATGATTGCATTCAACGGCGTCGCCGGCTTCCTGATTGCGAGTGCGCTGGTGCTGGCGTTCATGGCAAAGGAAACCGCAGGGCGCCGCAGGCTCGCCGGCCCCTCGTCGGAAACACCTCCACCATCGCCGGAAACCACGTAACCGCCGCTCCCGAACGATGCCGCCACCGCAGGCAGGCTACATGAGCCCAAGCACCTCGATCCGCGGGTAGCCGTTGCCGCCGAGGTTGGTCTCGAGGATGTGGAGCACCGGCGGCGCCTGCCCTGTCGGCGTCAGCGCCAGCATCTCGCGCTGCACGTCCGCTCCAAATGCCGCGTCTCCCACGAACGCCGTCACCTGCGTTACGTTCGCGAAGCTGCCTCCGCCGTCGCGGAACATGGCATCCACGTTCGCGAAGACCATCGCCGTCTGCTCGGCGAGCCCGCCCTCGCGGCTGCCCGTCACCACGCGCGACGACGTCACGAGGCTGCCCGTCAGCGCGCCCATGGACATGGGGTCATTGTGGACGACGCCGGGCACCTCCAGGCACTTCCTCGGGCCCGCACCCACCAGCGCGATCACGTTCGCGGCCATGAGCACGCCCGACGGGAGGGCGCTGGGCACGTACTTGTGCGGAGGACGGTCGTCGGGGTCCGGGTACCACTCCATCCACGGCGGATTGAACTTCAGCCGCTCCGACAACTCCGGCAGGAAGTGGGTGAAGCGTGCCATGTCGTCCAGCCCCAGTCCGTTGACGCTCAGGAAACGCTCCACCTGGCCAAACATCGCGGCAAGCTGGCCGTCGAAGTCCGGGGCGGCCAGCGCGCCGCTGCACGGGTCGACGGGCTCCAGCAACGGCGCAACGACGACGTCCCCGATGCGCGCGCCGGACGGCTTGGCGTTGCCCTCCTCGCACGAGTAAACCTCGACGAACGGCTCGCCGGACGGCCCGCCGATGTCCGGCAGCATCGCCATCATCTCGATGGCGATGCTCATCCGCGACGAGACGACGTTCACGAGCTGGTGCAAGACGGGCCGCGTCGCCGGGTCGGGGAAGCGCTCCTCGAAGATGCGGCGAGCGACCTCCTTGTACGAGTCGTCGCGGCCGAACATGTTGATCTGGACGATGTTGTCCACGCTTCCGCCGGCCAGCCCCACCAGCGTCGTCAGGTTCTCGAGCGTCTGGCGCGCCTCCGCCTCCACGCCGCCCTCGACGATCTCCCCCGTCGTCTGGTCGTTGCCGTGGCAGCGCGACGTGAAGTAGACGTTGCCCACCACCACGCCGGGGTCGCGGGCGTGGACGTTGGGGATGTCGATGCGCGTCCGCTTGCCGCCAACGAGCCCGTAGGCGTCCAGGTGCACCAGATGCCCCTCCGGCAGCGGAGAGATAAGCGCCTTGAGCGCGGGGCGGTCCGCCGCGTCCGGGAAGAGGTTCTCCCACGGCCCGTAGATGGTCTCGCGGTCCTCCATGTCGGTCACGTACGCTGCGCAGCGCACGACGCCGTCGAGGTTGCCGCCCGCCGACTCCATCAGCCGCCGCAGGTGCGAGAGGATGACCCACATCTGCGCCTCGATGCCCGCAGCGGGTGCGCCGGTGACCGGGTCGACGCCCGCCAGCCCGTTCGCGTAGACGACGTCGTTGATGCGCATGCCCAGGGGCCTCGTCGCCCGCGTGTCGGCGGGGTAGATCTCGAAGAACTGCCGGAGTT contains the following coding sequences:
- a CDS encoding Rid family hydrolase, translating into MAEQLRQFFEIYPADTRATRPLGMRINDVVYANGLAGVDPVTGAPAAGIEAQMWVILSHLRRLMESAGGNLDGVVRCAAYVTDMEDRETIYGPWENLFPDAADRPALKALISPLPEGHLVHLDAYGLVGGKRTRIDIPNVHARDPGVVVGNVYFTSRCHGNDQTTGEIVEGGVEAEARQTLENLTTLVGLAGGSVDNIVQINMFGRDDSYKEVARRIFEERFPDPATRPVLHQLVNVVSSRMSIAIEMMAMLPDIGGPSGEPFVEVYSCEEGNAKPSGARIGDVVVAPLLEPVDPCSGALAAPDFDGQLAAMFGQVERFLSVNGLGLDDMARFTHFLPELSERLKFNPPWMEWYPDPDDRPPHKYVPSALPSGVLMAANVIALVGAGPRKCLEVPGVVHNDPMSMGALTGSLVTSSRVVTGSREGGLAEQTAMVFANVDAMFRDGGGSFANVTQVTAFVGDAAFGADVQREMLALTPTGQAPPVLHILETNLGGNGYPRIEVLGLM
- a CDS encoding MFS transporter codes for the protein MQNEPEKSSGPPILTAKTFPIYVTFFAWGLGTGSLQLARPLFAFKVTGDIFLVSFLVGSSSVARIIAGPLTGYLTDRWGRKPLVIAGAALRGLTTLGQFYTESYLPFFILEFIGQMGVSMWTTSTGVLVGDVTTPENRGRVMAVRTMSSRIGFVAGPAIAGALAVTLGLRYVFLFSTLTKLINLGVMFWISESRPEEARQRAQKKQEEEDAEKKPSLLASLFLTKTFIALALVTFGLSMMQMGVFQTLVPVHTQEEVGLNEFEIGNLVSFASIIALIVAFPNGMVSDRFGRKASLVPGMLVLGGSAILLAISGNYLGIVLMMLLYGIAEGMVQGSTQVYAVDLAPADRRGTVVGVWSIFMSLGGMVTTLLVATLYTAFGAMIAFNGVAGFLIASALVLAFMAKETAGRRRLAGPSSETPPPSPETT